The window GAGAACCACTAGCGCGAAGCTTTTCAATTTCAGCTTTGAGGTATGATATTTCTTGCTCGGCTTCAGACAGTTGCTGAGACTGTTTGGCACCAGAAAAAAAGTTATTCAGATTAGGGGATTTACGAGGACTCATGAAGCTTTTTTAGTTTTCTTCTGACTGGGTTTGCCTAAAATTTTCAAAATCTGGGAGACGAGAGGTTGAAAATCAGCTACTGCTGGATGAGTTTTGCGATAGAGATGAAGGGGTAAACCCTGTCCGCTAGCATTGACAAATTCAGTACTGTCCCGAATTGGGGCAAAAATCTGAATATTCATCTCCTGCAATTGCTCTGGCAGAGCTTTTAAAATCTCCCTGTGTGCTGCCCTTCTGGGGTTGTACTGATTGGGAATAAAACCAATGATTTCTGGAATCGGTCTCAATCGTAAATGCTGACAATTATAGTAATACCATTCAAGTAGTTTGGCAGCCCCTTGAATCGATTTTGGCTCTAATTGAACTGGAATGACGATATGAGTACAGGCAGCTAAAGCCATTAAGGGTAATGGACCTAAAGTAGCGGGACAATCAAAAATCAGCACCTCGTGAGGCAGGGGATAATCTTGAAGTCGGTCGCCGAGGACGTAAGCACCACGCTTATGAACTACCAATTCATCTGCTGTAGCGACTAAAACCATACCTCCCTGACAGATATCTACTCTATCGGTATATTCACTCCAGCAAGGGGTGAGAGTCCAGTTGCCGTCAAAATTATCCTGAAGTACAGTAGCAATAGTGTGTTCGGGTTCTGGAGTATCGAGTCCGCAGAACAGAGTCAGAGAACCTTGAGGGTCTAAATCCATCAGGCAAACCTTCAATTTTTGTTGACTCATCGACCAAGCTAAATGAGTAGACAGCGTGGTTTTTCCACTTCCCCCTGCATTACTAATAACTGCTAAACGAATCGACATTATTCCTGCATTGTAATCGAACTGAATTCATCATATATCGATATATGATGGCACAGAAAATTATTGAGGCAAGGCTTATTTCGATTAAAACATTATAAACAGCTTAACTATCAACGAAGTGAACGCAACATATTATCTCAGCTATACGTTAGCTCTTGATGTTACCCCATTGAATAATTGAAGTTTATTTATCTACTACTTATACCAGTTTTCAAGCTCAAGGTCACGAAAATCAGAGTAATCTGAGAGATTACGGGTAATAAGAACGAATTCGTTAACACTGGCAATCGCTGCTATTTGGCTATCAACAAAAGGTGGGGTTTTACCAAGGCTGACTAAACGAGTTCTTTCTTGAGCGTGCCAGGTTGCTGCTTCTTTGTTATAGGGTAAAATCGGAATATTAGGTTGTACCACCTCTTTGAGATAGGTTTCTATAGAACGACGTTTTTTTGACTCGGGAAGACGCTGACAACCAAAAATAAGTTCGTGCCAAACAATAGTCGCTGTAGCAACCTCTCCATCGTGTAAGCGCAGCATCTCCATGACGGATGTGTTAGGTTTAGGTCGTAAGGGTTCAGATAAAACATTAGTATCGAGTAGATATCGCAAACTCACCAAATTACCTCGCGTCCTGGGGTTGAGTCGCGTACTCCTTCAAACACATCTGAATCAATTTCTAGTTCCTCTAAATTAGTGTGTTGGCGAAATTTTTCTAAAGCTTGCCAAAAGCTCGATTGTCTAGATATTAATCGATGATATTCTTCAGTTGAGAGAATGATTGCTACTGATTTTCCTTCCTTGGTTATTTCTATAGAACTTCCTCGTTCGACTTGCTGAAGAACTTCGGGAAATTGTTCGCACAGTTGCTGAGTTGAATATTGATTTAACATAGCTTAACTCTTTGTTCTCTTGAAAATTCAGCTACTCGCTCCTATTTTAAACATCATATATCGATATATGACGGCACTCAAAAAGATGAAATAAACTAATCGCTTTTAAACAAATCCTGGGGTTGACAATCGAGTGCTTCACACAGTTTAGTCAGACGCATAAAGGTTTCAATTCCACCTCTATTCCTCTCCCAATTCCGAATAGTGGAGGGATCGACTCCAATCAGATCTGCTAGCTGACGTTGAGTTAGCTTTTTTTGTTTGCGTAGCTCGGCAATGTTTGACACGTAGATTATTTCCATCTTGCGATTCATAGAATTAGTTTAGCATTAAATATTTAACGCTAAATTATTGACAGTGTGAAATTTTTCACGGTAAGATACAGAGAGGGCAAAAAAGAAGTGAAACTTTTTTAAGTCTATTCTTTTTCAAGGGTTTCCATACTTACGGCGAGTTTTTTTATGCCTAAAAACCGACCTAGTAACACTTCACTCGGACACCCAATCATTTTTGGCAAAACGCTACGAGCAGTTATTGGAGGCAAAAAAACTTGCATCAGAAAATTGTGGAGCGAGCGTCACGCCCGACATTTTATCAAGCGATACGAACGAGGTTTACCAGTTGCTGCTTTCGATAAAGACAAGCGCAGGGGTGGTTCCTTAGTAGGGTGGTTGAGGTTAACTGAAAAACCCTATCAAGAACTCCTTCTAGATTTACCCGAAGGCGATTTAGTTGCCGAAGGATATCCCAAATTAAATCAAGAAAAATTTATCGATAGATTTTTTAATGGCGACCCCTTTCAAGAGGTTTGGGTCATCAAGTTTGAATTTGAACCATTATCAGAGCCAAACCAGCAGGCAGAAAGTCAAGCAGAAAGCTCATCTTTAACTACAGTAACTTCTCCCAAAGCAGAACGAGCAATTGTAGTTGAAGTTATCGAAGAACTTACAGATGAAGAACAACAAGAACGCCTCCATCTCGAAAGACAGGTAGAACGCTCGTTCTATGTTGCAGGTAAAGCACTCCAACAACTGCGAGACAGGAGATTGTACCGCAGTACTCACAGCACCTTTGAAGATTATTGTCGCGAGCGGTTTGGTTACAGTCGCCGACACCCCTATCTTTTAATCGATGCTGCTATTGTCGTAGATAACCTATCCCAAAAATGTGATCCATTGGATCACATTTTACCCACTAGCGAACGTCAAGTCAGACCATTGAGTAAACTAGATCGATATCAACAAGTTGAGGTCTGGCAGCAGGCAGTAGAAGAAGCAGGTGGAGTCGTACCGAGCAGTCGCATTGTCAGAGATCTAGTGCAGCGTATTAAAGAAAAAACCAAAGTGCCTAATCCCTATCGGGTAGGAGAAGTCTGTCAAATCGTTGCCAAAGATAATCTCGAACTGCGAGGAAAAGGAGGATGCTGGTGTATAGTCAGTGCAGTTCACGACTTTAGCTGTACGGTCAACACTTGGGACTGCGAGTATCTTGTCAAGCTAGAACATTTAAAATCCCTCGACTACACTCTTGAAGAATGCCAACAAATGGAAGAAATAGGCGTGCGTATGAGTTTATTGCGAGAGACAGGTAAGCTAGATGAAGCAGCTATTTGGATTCTCAATGGTTTAGCCAAACTCAAACGAGCTTACCTAACTTCGATAGAAGAGAAACTATTGAGTTTGCTAGAAACAGAATATGGTGTTGTCGATAAAGAAGAAAAGTAAACTCCCCCATCCTCTAAATCTCCACATCAATATTCAAAGCAGGATTATGAGTATAGCGTTCGCGCACGTGGAGGTAGATAGCTGTAGTTTTGAGATCCGAATGTCCCAGTAAATCCTGAACCTGCCTGAGATCTCCTTCCCCTTTTATTCCTAGAGTACCGGCAGTATGTCTCAAACTGTGAGCCGAAAGAGTCCTGCCCGAAGCGTGTTTGAGATTGGCTGCTTCTAAATACTTATCCACAATCCAACGAATACCGCGTCGGGATAATCTTTGAAAGTGCGTTTTATGAGAAAGAGAGATAAACAAAGGACTTTTCTTAGTTAAGATTTCCCCTCGAGCTTCTCTTGCTTCTAAATATTGCCACAACACCTCGGCTAAGTCTGGACGCAGAGGGATAGTTCTAATATTACCCTTACCTTCAACCCTCAAACCCCAGTTTTTTCCAGAACGAATTAAATCACCAAAATCGGCTTGGTGTAGTTCTAAGGTTCGCGGACCTTGTAAAGCCATAATTGCCAC is drawn from Stanieria cyanosphaera PCC 7437 and contains these coding sequences:
- a CDS encoding ParA family protein, encoding MSIRLAVISNAGGSGKTTLSTHLAWSMSQQKLKVCLMDLDPQGSLTLFCGLDTPEPEHTIATVLQDNFDGNWTLTPCWSEYTDRVDICQGGMVLVATADELVVHKRGAYVLGDRLQDYPLPHEVLIFDCPATLGPLPLMALAACTHIVIPVQLEPKSIQGAAKLLEWYYYNCQHLRLRPIPEIIGFIPNQYNPRRAAHREILKALPEQLQEMNIQIFAPIRDSTEFVNASGQGLPLHLYRKTHPAVADFQPLVSQILKILGKPSQKKTKKAS
- a CDS encoding type II toxin-antitoxin system VapC family toxin, which encodes MSLRYLLDTNVLSEPLRPKPNTSVMEMLRLHDGEVATATIVWHELIFGCQRLPESKKRRSIETYLKEVVQPNIPILPYNKEAATWHAQERTRLVSLGKTPPFVDSQIAAIASVNEFVLITRNLSDYSDFRDLELENWYK
- a CDS encoding type II toxin-antitoxin system Phd/YefM family antitoxin, which produces MLNQYSTQQLCEQFPEVLQQVERGSSIEITKEGKSVAIILSTEEYHRLISRQSSFWQALEKFRQHTNLEELEIDSDVFEGVRDSTPGREVIW
- a CDS encoding helix-turn-helix domain-containing protein, yielding MNRKMEIIYVSNIAELRKQKKLTQRQLADLIGVDPSTIRNWERNRGGIETFMRLTKLCEALDCQPQDLFKSD
- a CDS encoding tyrosine-type recombinase/integrase is translated as MLEAFVAFLELDVAAGDAAPDTVTTYLRRVNQYLNWCGEQKVNPALATEEDLKSYRRYLIGEKKLKSSTIAITLVAVRRFYTSAVARKLVKENPVMGIKPPREKVDAAERITFLEEEELRYLLSMIPRDDSLESLRDLALVAIMALQGPRTLELHQADFGDLIRSGKNWGLRVEGKGNIRTIPLRPDLAEVLWQYLEAREARGEILTKKSPLFISLSHKTHFQRLSRRGIRWIVDKYLEAANLKHASGRTLSAHSLRHTAGTLGIKGEGDLRQVQDLLGHSDLKTTAIYLHVRERYTHNPALNIDVEI